The stretch of DNA CTGCTATTCCTGATTTACTTCTAACTAGGATGATGTTGTGGGCTTTTGTTCCAGGTGCAGTCGGTTGAATTACATCTAATTCTCCTATTAAGAGAATTTTCTTGCCGGTCTTAAGAAGAGGCTCCATTTTTACTAATAAGTGCTCATTCCAAACAATTGCTTTATACCACTTTGCAATGGACTTAGGTGCACCATTTTGAGATGAAGACTTTACCTTTTTATTTACAGCTATAGATAAAACCCCATAGGGTTTACCCTCTCGTGTAGATCTGATTTGTATATCACTACCTAATCTACCAAGTATTTCTACATACGCTCCGCTTCGCATAATTATCTCCTATATATCAAACAGTAACAGTTTAGCATTACCGCCATTTTTACTTGCTAATTGCTCGGAGATCTGATAGATTGGAATTCGGATATAAAGGTCTATCAGACCTCTAGATAGAGTGGTTAGATCCAAACTGATCACTCTATCTGAAATTTTTATTTAATTAGCGCTATCAGTGCGCTGTATATAACGCAACTACCTGCTCGCTATATAATTATACATGAGCTTTATATACACCGCAAGTATTTTTATATACATTTCTTATAATTATGATAAAATATATTTTCAAAAAAACTATTTATCAGTAATGAGCGTCTTTGCAAATAACTTAAAAGCCCAAGTGCTTAATAGAATGAAGGAAAAGAACCTTGGCCCGATTGAGCTCGAAAAAAGAGCAGGCTTAAATCGCGGTGCTGCGACGAATATAATTCATGGGCGTTCTAAAAATCCAACTCTTGAAACAATTTCGTCAATTGCAAATGTTTTAAACTGTACAATCGATGAACTCTTAGAAGATCCGGAAAAAACTGTAATAAAAGCTGTTAAAAAACAAGATATCCAATACGAAACATTAATTGATCTATTTTACCAAGTATTAGATCATACTGTACTTTGCATAAAGAAT from Candidatus Jidaibacter acanthamoeba encodes:
- a CDS encoding helix-turn-helix domain-containing protein, which produces MKEKNLGPIELEKRAGLNRGAATNIIHGRSKNPTLETISSIANVLNCTIDELLEDPEKTVIKAVKKQDIQYETLIDLFYQVLDHTVLCIKNLKQDLSLDQFLDVLKEGYVYSLLKNNKQVDKKFIEWIIDKNANLY
- a CDS encoding single-stranded DNA-binding protein, with product MRSGAYVEILGRLGSDIQIRSTREGKPYGVLSIAVNKKVKSSSQNGAPKSIAKWYKAIVWNEHLLVKMEPLLKTGKKILLIGELDVIQPTAPGTKAHNIILVRSKSGIAVLAEPSMSEVEEETFIEEQEEILPEELTA